The nucleotide window ACAGCATACGGATTTTATTTTTTCTGTACTGGCTGAAGAATGGGGCTTTATTGGAGCTATTATTCTTTTTTACTTATTTTTGCTCCTAATTATTCGAGGCGTTAATATCGCGCATGAAAGTAGAGATGTGTTCGGAACTATTTTGTGCGTTGGAGTTACAGCTCTAATTTTTTGGCAGGTGGTAATCAATCTTGGTATGGTAATGGGTCTTTTTCCTGTTGTGGGGGTTCCTCTTCCTTTAATAAGTTATGGCGGCTCTTCGGTATTAACAATTATGGTTTGTATTGGTATTCTTATGAATGTCAGCATAAGACGCAATTCTTTAGAATAAAGGTGATTTCACTATATAAAATTTTATAATTAGTGAGGCAAAAATAGGTTGACATTTAGTTATTTATGGTGATAGGAATGCTATCTTTAAAATTTTGAAAAATTTATAATTTGTCTTGATTTTTTTAATGGAGGTAAATAATGATTAAAATTGATGGCTCAGTTTTTATTCAAATTATTAATTTTATAGTGTTAATTTTGGGTTTGAATGCGTTGTTATATAAGCCCATTAGAGGCATAATTAATAAGAGGAAAGAAAAATTTAATGGAATAGGGCAGGCAATACAAAGGTCAAGCGAAGATGCTTTTCAGAAGAAAAGTTTTATAAATGAAAAATTAGAAGATAGCACCGCTGAAGGAGAAAAAAAGAAAGAAATTATAGTGAAGTCTGGAAAAGATGAGGAACAAAAAATAATAGCAGCAATCAATGCTAAGATAACTAATGATTTAGAAGAAATACGTAATAAAATAAAAAAAGATGTGGAGGTGGTTAGAAAAAGCTTACAAAATGAAATAGATGTTTTTGCAAACAGTATATGCAACAAAATGTTAGGGAGGGTTGAATGAATTTGTTCAATTCAGCAGGAAAAATGAAAAAAATAGTATTTGTGTTTTTGTGTGTGTTTGTTTTGTTTAATGTAAGCATTTGTTTAGCCAGTGGAAATTCCCAGGGAGGAACGAAAGGTTGGGTGGCTACTGATACATATAGATGGATGAATTTTGGAGTATTAGCCATTGTTTTATTTTTATTGCTCAAAAAACCAGCATCTCAAGCGTTAAATGGAAGAATTAGAAGCATTGAAAAAGAATTAGAAGAACTTGAAACGAGAAAATCCGAAG belongs to Desulfobacterales bacterium and includes:
- a CDS encoding ATP synthase F0 subunit B; this encodes MIKIDGSVFIQIINFIVLILGLNALLYKPIRGIINKRKEKFNGIGQAIQRSSEDAFQKKSFINEKLEDSTAEGEKKKEIIVKSGKDEEQKIIAAINAKITNDLEEIRNKIKKDVEVVRKSLQNEIDVFANSICNKMLGRVE